The Geotrypetes seraphini chromosome 8, aGeoSer1.1, whole genome shotgun sequence genome includes a region encoding these proteins:
- the B3GNT8 gene encoding UDP-GlcNAc:betaGal beta-1,3-N-acetylglucosaminyltransferase 8: MFQQLESGANVSMSCGANPGVTKEISNFDSYPDLYKQFLLYSNCHQFPLVINQPKKCAGNQIFLLLAIKSMPQNFINRQAVRETWGRETAYGNLWVRRVFLLGMRNGDFEPNLQHLLLFEGQRFQDILQWDFHDSFFNLTLKDNLFLKWTTEYCQDAHFIFKGDDDVFANTMAIVNYLHSLTYPIAEALYMGHIITNALPFRKRNSKYYIPESYYSGPYPAYAGGGGFIFTGHLAKLLYLVSHYIVFFPIDDVYLGLCFKALGIEPLAHPKFQTFDISAKDRDNACTHKTLLLVHQRSPQQNLHLWRLLQDPALSC; this comes from the coding sequence ATGTTCCAACAGCTGGAGAGTGGAGCCAATGTCTCCATGAGTTGTGGAGCCAACCCAGGCGTGACCAAAGAGATCAGCAACTTTGACTCCTATCCAGACCTATATAAGCAGTTCCTCTTGTACAGTAACTGCCATCAGTTCCCCCTAGTGATTAACCAACCCAAAAAGTGTGCTGGGAACCAAATATTCTTACTACTTGCCATCAAGTCCATGCCCCAAAACTTCATTAATAGACAAGCAGTCAGGGAGACTTGGGGCAGAGAAACTGCATATGGAAATCTCTGGGTCCGAAGAGTCTTTCTTTTGGGAATGAGAAATGGGGACTTTGAGCCAAACTTGCAGCACCTCCTTCTATTTGAGGGCCAGCGGTTCCAGGATATTCTCCAATGGGACTTTCATGACTCTTTCTTCAACTTGACATTGAAGGATAACTTATTTTTGAAGTGGACTACAGAGTACTGCCAAGATGCTCATTTTATCTTTAAAGGTGATGATGACGTCTTTGCCAACACAATGGCCATCGTCAACTACCTGCATTCTCTGACGTATCCAATAGCTGAGGCCCTTTATATGGGGCACATTATTACAAATGCTTTGCCCTTCCGAAAGCGCAACAGCAAATATTACATCCCGGAGTCATATTATTCTGGCCCATATCCAGCCTATGCTGGAGGTGGGGGCTTTATCTTCACCGGGCATTTGGCTAAATTGTTGTATTTAGTTTCCCATTATATAGTCTTTTTCCCTATTGATGATGTCTACTTGGGACTGTGCTTCAAAGCATTAGGTATAGAGCCCTTGGCGCACCCTAAATTTCAGACTTTTGACATAtctgctaaagacagagataatgcATGTACACATAAAACGTTACTACTAGTACACCAGAGAAGCCCACAACAAAATCTTCATCTCTGGAGGCTGTTGCAAGACCCAGCCCTTAGTTGCTGA